A genomic stretch from Arthrobacter sp. KBS0702 includes:
- a CDS encoding fumarylacetoacetate hydrolase family protein produces the protein MKFAQIGAPGAEQPVLVHEGRHYALSSLTAAIDGNFLSQGGPAAAAAALTAGTLPEINATGVRYGAPIARPSAVICVGLNYAAHAAESGAEPPTHPVIFLKTPNTVGGPDDAVGIPRGSTRTDWEVELGVVIGSRVSYLESPEAARDHIAGFVVVDDLSERDFQLNVSGGQWSKGKSSPGFCPTGPYLVTPDEVGTGELRLRSWVNGELRQDSSTADMIFDVETIVWNLSQYMVLEPGDLICTGTPEGVALSGRFPYLKAGDVVEIEIQGLGRQRHEFVA, from the coding sequence ATGAAGTTTGCCCAGATCGGCGCCCCCGGCGCCGAACAGCCCGTCCTCGTCCACGAGGGGAGGCACTACGCGCTCAGTAGCCTTACCGCCGCGATCGACGGAAACTTCCTGTCCCAGGGCGGTCCTGCGGCCGCCGCTGCCGCGCTGACCGCGGGCACCCTCCCGGAAATCAATGCCACGGGCGTGCGCTACGGCGCTCCGATCGCGCGGCCGTCGGCGGTTATCTGCGTCGGCTTGAACTACGCCGCACACGCCGCCGAATCCGGCGCGGAGCCGCCCACCCACCCGGTCATTTTCCTCAAGACCCCCAATACTGTCGGCGGCCCGGATGACGCCGTCGGCATCCCCCGCGGATCGACCAGGACCGACTGGGAAGTTGAGCTCGGTGTGGTCATCGGGAGCCGCGTCTCCTATCTGGAGTCGCCCGAAGCGGCCCGGGACCACATTGCAGGCTTCGTCGTGGTCGATGATCTCTCCGAGCGTGATTTCCAGCTGAACGTTTCCGGCGGCCAGTGGTCCAAGGGCAAGAGCTCGCCGGGGTTCTGCCCCACCGGGCCGTACCTGGTCACTCCGGATGAGGTGGGTACCGGCGAGCTGCGCCTCCGCAGCTGGGTCAATGGCGAACTCCGCCAGGACTCCTCCACGGCGGACATGATCTTCGACGTCGAGACCATCGTCTGGAACCTCAGCCAGTACATGGTCCTCGAACCCGGCGATCTGATCTGCACCGGCACGCCGGAGGGGGTCGCGTTGTCCGGGCGCTTCCCGTACTTGAAGGCTGGCGATGTGGTGGAAATCGAGATCCAGGGCCTGGGGCGCCAGCGCCATGAATTCGTAGCATGA
- a CDS encoding GntR family transcriptional regulator, translating to MTAPTAGDTSMTKVAAGGVYAALRQSILDGEITPGTRINIDAVSRRLGVSHTPVREALQRLEGDNLLRYYPSRGYSTTPLLSLAELRSLFEFRLLVEPWAARSAAVERLSNPSGALRSELAALERHVDDTANLRQDLVAHDARFHDLILAAAGNHVVQQAYVQTHCHLHMFRLYPADWDGRITLVEHQGIHAAIADRDPGAAENAMSEHIRSSFYRFARAFDEEPAPLAEATLVRMAPDRPAAS from the coding sequence ATGACGGCACCAACCGCAGGCGACACATCGATGACCAAGGTCGCAGCCGGCGGGGTCTACGCGGCGCTGCGCCAGTCGATCCTGGACGGCGAGATCACTCCGGGCACGCGCATCAACATCGACGCCGTATCCCGGCGGCTGGGAGTCTCCCACACACCGGTCCGGGAAGCGCTGCAGCGGCTCGAGGGCGACAACCTGCTGAGGTACTACCCAAGCCGGGGCTACAGCACCACGCCGCTGTTGAGCCTGGCGGAGCTCCGTTCCCTGTTTGAGTTCCGGCTCCTGGTGGAACCTTGGGCGGCGCGCTCGGCGGCAGTGGAGCGGCTGTCAAACCCCTCGGGCGCCCTCCGGTCCGAGCTCGCGGCACTTGAACGCCACGTCGATGACACGGCCAACCTGCGCCAGGACCTGGTGGCCCATGATGCGCGCTTCCATGACCTGATCCTGGCAGCCGCAGGAAACCACGTGGTCCAGCAGGCTTACGTCCAGACCCACTGCCACCTCCACATGTTCCGCCTCTACCCCGCCGACTGGGACGGCCGGATCACCCTGGTGGAGCACCAGGGCATCCACGCGGCCATTGCGGACCGGGACCCGGGGGCGGCCGAGAACGCCATGAGCGAGCACATCCGCAGCTCCTTCTACCGCTTCGCGCGGGCGTTCGACGAGGAGCCGGCACCCCTCGCCGAAGCCACCCTGGTGCGGATGGCCCCGGACCGGCCGGCGGCCTCCTAA
- a CDS encoding amino acid ABC transporter permease has translation MALYFGDLLPYSSLLLEGLWTALYITLVAMLAGSVLGVLVYLGKAGPGKAISILCTCYIEAIRNTPLLVQLYLIYFALPALGINLEPVWAAVIGLTLNNAAYTAEIYRAGFESVPRGLREAGKALGMKPAQIVRYIVLLPATRNVFPALTNQLILLFLASSIGSIISLPELTNAIMSVSNTTYRTIEVLAVGGLLYLGVSALMSLVSKRAETTLFRWAVGTHV, from the coding sequence ATGGCTTTATATTTTGGAGACCTTCTCCCGTACAGCTCGCTTCTCCTGGAGGGGCTCTGGACGGCTTTGTACATCACCCTCGTGGCCATGCTGGCGGGCAGCGTGCTCGGTGTACTCGTGTACCTGGGGAAGGCCGGACCCGGAAAAGCAATCAGTATCCTCTGCACCTGCTACATCGAGGCCATCCGCAACACGCCTCTGCTCGTACAGCTGTACTTGATCTACTTTGCCCTTCCCGCCTTGGGCATCAATCTCGAGCCCGTCTGGGCGGCCGTTATCGGCCTGACCTTGAACAACGCCGCCTACACGGCCGAGATCTACCGTGCAGGGTTCGAATCCGTGCCCCGCGGACTGCGTGAGGCCGGAAAGGCGCTGGGCATGAAACCCGCCCAGATCGTTCGCTACATCGTGCTGTTGCCGGCCACCCGCAACGTCTTTCCCGCATTGACCAACCAGCTCATTCTGCTGTTCCTGGCTTCGTCGATTGGATCCATCATCTCGCTCCCAGAATTGACCAACGCGATCATGAGCGTCAGCAACACCACGTACCGGACCATTGAGGTACTGGCCGTCGGCGGGCTCCTCTACCTCGGAGTGTCAGCGCTGATGTCCCTGGTCTCAAAGCGGGCCGAAACGACGCTGTTCCGTTGGGCGGTGGGTACGCATGTTTAG
- a CDS encoding fumarylacetoacetate hydrolase family protein: MNAPLAAASVLPDDAARALLVGRLWDPATGGPRVVAVQEGVVFDLTGLAGTVSELLELPDLAAAVRAALTEPRWNTADVVSASLARDADRPHFLAPVDLQVIKACGVTFVDSMIERVIEERCGGDASRALEVRELVGRALGGSIASIRPGSAEAAEAKKVLIAEGLWSQYLEVGIGPDPEVFTKAPVLSSVGLGAGIGIPAFSSWNNPEPELVLIATSTGAVVGATLGNDVNLRDVEGRSALLLGKAKDNNASSALGPLIRLFDGSFTLETLRQEEILLRVEGEDGYELEGRNSVARISRPFEELVAATYGSHHQYPDGFALFTGTLFAPTQDRAEPGQGFTHRPGDLVTIRSRHLGALINRVGAAEELPRWSFGLRELFGYLRDQRTAQESSLSAS; encoded by the coding sequence GTGAACGCGCCGCTGGCAGCGGCCTCGGTCCTGCCCGATGATGCGGCGCGGGCCCTGCTGGTCGGCCGGCTCTGGGACCCGGCAACGGGAGGCCCGCGGGTGGTCGCGGTCCAGGAAGGGGTTGTCTTCGACCTGACCGGCTTGGCGGGAACCGTCTCCGAACTGCTGGAGCTTCCCGACCTGGCCGCGGCGGTCCGTGCCGCCCTGACGGAGCCGCGGTGGAACACCGCCGACGTCGTCAGCGCATCGCTGGCGCGGGACGCGGACCGTCCGCACTTCCTGGCGCCGGTGGACCTGCAGGTCATCAAGGCCTGCGGCGTGACCTTCGTGGACAGCATGATCGAGCGTGTCATCGAGGAGCGCTGCGGCGGAGACGCCAGCCGCGCCCTGGAGGTGCGCGAGCTCGTGGGCCGCGCACTCGGCGGCAGCATCGCCTCCATCCGCCCCGGTTCGGCGGAAGCGGCCGAGGCCAAGAAGGTACTCATCGCCGAGGGGCTGTGGTCACAGTACCTGGAGGTCGGCATCGGGCCGGACCCCGAGGTCTTCACCAAGGCACCGGTGCTCTCCTCGGTGGGGCTGGGGGCCGGAATCGGCATTCCCGCCTTCTCCTCGTGGAACAACCCGGAGCCGGAACTGGTGCTCATCGCCACCTCGACGGGCGCCGTTGTGGGCGCAACGCTGGGCAACGACGTGAATCTCCGGGACGTGGAAGGACGCAGCGCCCTGCTGCTGGGCAAGGCGAAGGACAACAACGCGTCCAGCGCACTGGGTCCCCTGATCCGCTTGTTCGACGGCAGTTTCACCCTCGAGACGTTGCGCCAGGAGGAAATCCTGCTGCGGGTGGAAGGGGAGGATGGCTACGAGCTGGAGGGCCGCAACTCCGTGGCGCGGATCAGCCGGCCGTTCGAGGAGCTGGTCGCGGCAACATACGGCAGCCATCACCAATACCCGGATGGGTTCGCTCTGTTCACGGGGACCCTCTTCGCGCCGACCCAGGACCGGGCGGAGCCCGGACAGGGCTTCACCCACCGGCCGGGCGACCTCGTGACCATCCGCAGCCGTCACCTCGGTGCCCTGATCAACCGGGTCGGGGCAGCGGAAGAGCTGCCGCGATGGTCCTTCGGCCTGCGGGAACTCTTCGGCTACCTGCGGGACCAGCGCACAGCCCAGGAGTCCAGCCTCAGCGCCAGCTAA
- a CDS encoding amino acid ABC transporter permease, with amino-acid sequence MFRPFDWQDLVPLAEGAWLTIQLCAVSGVLGVIFGLILGIARTSPSRIARWISTIYISCVRGIPVLVIIFFVFFGIPLLFPGLEPDKFSSAVIALTCFAAAYVAEIVRGSIEAVEKGQSEAADALGLDYWRKLRYVILPQAVRIMVPPGIGFLIGLVKDSSLVTVTGLLELTHAGNVVTNLTGDPIKTFLVVAGMYFVICYGISLLGRLYEKRTGIHVDPLKLPEPAGL; translated from the coding sequence ATGTTTAGGCCCTTTGATTGGCAGGACCTCGTGCCCCTGGCCGAGGGTGCCTGGCTGACTATCCAACTCTGTGCAGTCTCCGGAGTGCTTGGTGTCATCTTCGGCCTGATCCTCGGCATCGCCCGGACCTCTCCGAGCAGGATTGCCCGGTGGATCAGCACGATCTACATCAGCTGCGTCCGCGGGATTCCCGTCCTGGTCATCATCTTCTTCGTCTTCTTCGGAATCCCGCTGCTGTTTCCGGGCCTGGAGCCGGATAAGTTCTCCTCGGCCGTGATAGCCCTGACCTGCTTCGCTGCCGCCTACGTGGCCGAGATCGTCCGCGGCAGCATCGAGGCCGTCGAGAAGGGCCAAAGCGAAGCGGCCGACGCGCTTGGCCTGGACTACTGGCGGAAGCTCCGGTACGTGATCCTGCCGCAGGCGGTCAGGATCATGGTCCCGCCCGGCATCGGCTTCCTCATCGGGTTGGTCAAGGACTCGTCCCTGGTCACCGTCACCGGCCTGCTCGAGCTCACCCACGCGGGCAATGTCGTCACCAACCTGACCGGTGATCCCATCAAGACATTCCTGGTTGTCGCCGGCATGTATTTCGTCATCTGCTACGGCATCTCGCTGTTGGGGCGGCTGTACGAGAAACGAACCGGGATCCACGTGGACCCCCTCAAACTCCCAGAGCCCGCGGGCCTCTAG
- a CDS encoding aldehyde dehydrogenase (NADP(+)): MTTTAAELNAKVEAAHTAFEKGRAADPRTRGGWLEAVADGLETDAEALVEIAGEETHLGEARLRGELKRTVFQLRLFAAEIRAGEHFDATIDHADAEWGMGPRPDLRRLNVPIGVVGVFGASNFPFAFSVIGGDSASALAAGCAVVHKAHDGHPKLALRTAETVAAALDAAGAPSGLFSLVTGRAAAEALVDHPLVKAIGFTGSTAGGRALFDRANARPEPIPFYGELGGINAVFVTEKAWAARRDEILGGYAGSFTMGMGQFCTKPGLLFVPGGQTDRVREVLGEALADFVPARLLSSRLHEGFSEAVRTLQSGDGVDVLVEGDFAATPAPTLLHTTAAAVRRDPSVLRQEMFGPASVLVEYGDESELPALAELLEGQLTTTLQAEPDDDVAELAARLTDISGRVLWNGWPTGVTVSYAQHHGGPYPATTSATTSVGTAAIRRFLRPVAYQSFSEGRLPEPLRDANPWNVPQRIDGTWRLPAAGPAVQGEGQR, from the coding sequence ATGACGACCACAGCTGCCGAGCTCAACGCGAAAGTTGAGGCGGCCCACACGGCGTTCGAGAAGGGCCGCGCCGCGGACCCCCGGACCCGCGGGGGCTGGCTCGAGGCAGTGGCCGACGGTCTCGAGACCGACGCGGAAGCCCTGGTGGAAATCGCCGGCGAGGAAACGCACCTCGGCGAGGCGCGGCTACGCGGCGAACTGAAGCGCACGGTCTTCCAGCTCCGCCTCTTCGCCGCCGAAATCCGCGCCGGCGAGCACTTCGACGCCACCATCGACCACGCGGACGCGGAGTGGGGCATGGGCCCGCGGCCGGACCTGCGCCGGCTCAACGTGCCAATCGGCGTCGTCGGCGTGTTCGGGGCATCCAACTTCCCCTTCGCCTTCAGCGTGATCGGCGGGGACAGCGCCTCGGCGCTCGCCGCGGGCTGCGCCGTCGTGCACAAGGCACACGACGGACACCCGAAGCTGGCCCTGCGCACGGCCGAGACGGTGGCCGCGGCCCTCGACGCCGCAGGGGCGCCTTCAGGGCTCTTCTCGCTGGTCACCGGAAGGGCCGCTGCGGAGGCTTTGGTCGACCATCCCCTGGTGAAAGCCATTGGATTCACGGGTTCCACGGCGGGTGGCCGGGCACTCTTCGACCGCGCCAACGCCCGCCCGGAGCCGATCCCGTTCTACGGCGAACTCGGCGGCATCAACGCGGTGTTCGTAACCGAAAAGGCGTGGGCCGCCCGGCGTGACGAGATCCTCGGCGGCTATGCCGGCTCCTTCACGATGGGCATGGGGCAGTTCTGCACCAAGCCGGGACTGCTCTTTGTGCCCGGCGGCCAGACCGACAGGGTGCGGGAGGTCCTCGGGGAGGCCCTGGCGGACTTTGTGCCGGCACGGCTGCTCAGCAGCCGGCTGCACGAGGGTTTCTCCGAGGCAGTCCGGACGCTGCAAAGCGGGGACGGAGTCGACGTGCTGGTCGAGGGCGACTTCGCCGCGACCCCGGCGCCCACCCTGCTCCACACGACGGCCGCCGCCGTGCGCCGTGACCCGTCGGTCCTCCGCCAGGAGATGTTCGGACCCGCCAGCGTGCTGGTCGAATACGGCGATGAATCCGAACTCCCGGCGCTTGCGGAGCTCCTGGAAGGCCAGCTCACCACCACGCTGCAGGCGGAGCCGGACGACGACGTCGCCGAACTCGCGGCACGGCTGACGGACATCAGCGGCCGGGTGCTCTGGAACGGCTGGCCCACCGGCGTGACCGTCAGCTACGCCCAGCACCACGGTGGGCCCTACCCGGCAACGACGTCGGCCACCACCTCGGTGGGTACGGCCGCCATCCGCCGATTCCTGCGTCCGGTGGCCTACCAGTCCTTCTCCGAGGGGAGGCTGCCCGAACCCCTGAGGGATGCCAACCCGTGGAACGTGCCGCAGCGCATCGACGGTACCTGGCGGCTGCCCGCGGCTGGACCCGCGGTCCAGGGCGAGGGGCAGCGGTGA
- a CDS encoding SDR family NAD(P)-dependent oxidoreductase, with product MEFAGIRVIVTGGASGIGAATTAHLLGRGAKVAVLDLNPEAVAAPALAILCDVANDASVRAAVEQAARELGGIDVVVNNAGIGAQGTVADNDDAEWHHVFDVNVVGAVRVSRAALPYLRQSAAAAIVNTSSIAATAGLPGRALYAASKGAVRALTMSMAADHIREGIRVNCVNPGTADTPWVSRLLGQADDPVAERAALEARQPHGRLVAPEEIAAAIAYLASPLAGSTTGTELAVDGGMQALRLRPAG from the coding sequence ATGGAGTTTGCCGGTATCCGGGTCATCGTCACCGGCGGAGCCTCCGGCATCGGGGCCGCCACAACGGCCCATCTGCTCGGCAGGGGAGCCAAGGTGGCGGTGCTGGACCTGAATCCGGAGGCCGTGGCCGCGCCCGCGCTCGCGATCCTGTGCGACGTCGCCAACGACGCCTCCGTCCGCGCCGCCGTCGAGCAGGCAGCCCGGGAGCTCGGAGGAATCGACGTCGTCGTCAACAACGCCGGGATAGGGGCGCAAGGCACCGTGGCGGACAACGACGACGCCGAATGGCACCACGTCTTCGACGTCAACGTGGTCGGAGCAGTCCGCGTGAGCCGGGCCGCGCTGCCCTACCTCCGCCAGTCGGCAGCCGCCGCCATCGTCAACACCTCATCCATCGCCGCCACCGCCGGGCTGCCGGGGCGGGCGCTCTACGCGGCCAGCAAGGGCGCTGTCCGCGCCCTGACGATGAGCATGGCGGCGGACCACATCCGTGAGGGCATCCGGGTCAACTGCGTCAATCCCGGCACCGCGGACACGCCATGGGTCAGCCGCCTGCTGGGCCAGGCTGACGATCCCGTGGCGGAACGCGCCGCGCTGGAGGCCCGCCAGCCGCACGGCCGGCTGGTCGCCCCGGAAGAGATCGCCGCGGCCATTGCCTATCTTGCGAGCCCCCTCGCCGGCTCGACCACGGGGACCGAACTGGCCGTCGACGGCGGGATGCAGGCGTTGCGCCTGCGTCCCGCCGGTTAG
- a CDS encoding zinc-binding dehydrogenase — protein sequence MTAATYIGSRTFSTTPTAQTPPAAGEVQIAVSYTGLCGTDLHIFHGDMDARVGVPAIIGHEMSGVIASLGEGVTGWAVGQAVTVMPTLSCGSCAACTRGHGHICHKLDFIGIDSDGSMQSSWNVPADVVVALPEGLALDEAALIEPTAVAVHDVRRARLVAGEFVVVIGGGPVGQLIASVALRRGARVVLVELDPARRALAKESGINAIDPREQNLLDLVMQETDGAGADVAFEVSGAAAGVNSAVDVLTTRGRLVMVAIHPKPKEIDLHRFFWRELEMFGARLYQREDFEEAVKLVAIGAIPARRLISRVVGLHDVEQGFLALESGGAMKVLVDCRPVAGAMS from the coding sequence ATGACCGCTGCCACGTATATCGGATCCCGAACGTTCAGCACCACTCCTACGGCCCAGACCCCGCCGGCAGCAGGAGAAGTGCAGATCGCGGTGTCCTACACCGGGCTTTGCGGAACCGATCTGCACATCTTCCACGGCGACATGGACGCCCGGGTCGGTGTTCCGGCGATCATTGGCCACGAGATGTCCGGTGTCATTGCCAGCCTGGGTGAGGGTGTGACCGGGTGGGCCGTCGGCCAAGCTGTGACCGTGATGCCCACCCTGTCCTGCGGTTCCTGCGCAGCCTGCACCCGCGGCCACGGGCACATCTGTCACAAGCTGGACTTCATCGGCATCGACTCGGACGGCTCGATGCAAAGCTCCTGGAACGTGCCGGCGGACGTTGTGGTCGCCCTCCCTGAAGGGCTGGCGCTCGACGAGGCTGCGCTCATTGAGCCCACGGCGGTGGCCGTCCACGACGTGCGCCGCGCCAGGCTGGTCGCCGGCGAATTCGTCGTCGTTATCGGCGGAGGCCCGGTTGGCCAGCTCATCGCGTCCGTCGCGCTGCGGCGGGGAGCCCGCGTAGTCCTGGTCGAACTGGACCCGGCCCGGCGGGCTCTCGCGAAGGAATCCGGGATCAACGCCATCGATCCGCGTGAACAGAACCTGCTCGACCTCGTGATGCAGGAAACGGACGGAGCCGGCGCCGATGTGGCCTTCGAAGTCTCCGGCGCGGCGGCCGGCGTGAACTCCGCCGTCGATGTCCTCACCACGCGGGGGCGGCTCGTGATGGTGGCGATTCATCCCAAGCCCAAGGAGATCGACCTGCACCGGTTCTTCTGGCGGGAGCTGGAAATGTTCGGTGCACGGCTGTACCAGCGCGAGGACTTCGAGGAGGCAGTGAAGCTCGTGGCGATCGGCGCGATCCCTGCGCGGCGGCTGATTTCGCGAGTCGTGGGCCTGCACGACGTCGAACAGGGCTTCCTGGCCCTCGAGTCCGGCGGCGCCATGAAAGTCCTCGTTGACTGCCGTCCCGTGGCAGGGGCCATGTCATGA
- a CDS encoding transporter substrate-binding domain-containing protein: MADSHLTKILKSKTIKIAVSADSPGYGVMNANGDREGFDIDVANALGASLGAKIEFVTATNESRIPLLQTDKADAVIATFTASDARAQVVEMSDPYAASSTVFMVPAGSKIASYADLDGKSVATSRGSVGEQILKASFPNAKVTGFNTTADSIQALKSGKVDALIENNAIVGGLVKKEPTAFQVVKGDPIKPALFSIGVKPGDQTWLNYLNNFIRNYNISGQNEASLQKWFGLSLPPFLAH; the protein is encoded by the coding sequence GTGGCGGACAGCCATCTCACCAAGATTCTCAAGTCGAAGACGATCAAGATCGCCGTCAGCGCCGACTCCCCGGGATACGGCGTCATGAATGCGAACGGAGACCGCGAGGGCTTCGACATTGACGTCGCCAACGCGCTGGGTGCCTCGCTGGGCGCGAAGATTGAATTCGTCACCGCCACGAACGAAAGCCGCATCCCGCTGCTGCAGACCGATAAGGCGGATGCCGTCATCGCCACCTTCACCGCTTCCGATGCGCGTGCCCAAGTGGTCGAGATGTCTGACCCGTACGCGGCCAGCTCCACGGTCTTTATGGTGCCGGCCGGAAGCAAGATCGCCAGCTACGCCGATCTGGACGGCAAATCGGTCGCTACCTCACGGGGCAGCGTGGGCGAGCAGATCCTCAAGGCCAGCTTCCCCAACGCCAAAGTGACCGGGTTCAACACCACGGCTGACTCCATCCAGGCGCTGAAGAGCGGCAAGGTGGACGCCCTGATCGAAAACAACGCCATCGTCGGCGGTCTCGTGAAGAAGGAACCTACCGCGTTCCAGGTCGTCAAGGGCGACCCGATCAAGCCGGCACTGTTCTCGATCGGCGTGAAGCCGGGCGACCAGACGTGGCTGAACTACCTCAACAACTTCATCCGGAACTACAACATCTCCGGACAAAACGAGGCGTCGCTGCAGAAGTGGTTCGGGCTGAGCCTGCCTCCCTTCCTCGCCCACTAA
- a CDS encoding amino acid ABC transporter ATP-binding protein yields the protein MIVVENLNKKFGQNHVLKGVDCHIREREVVCVIGPSGSGKSTFLRCMNGLESITSGSIVINKHRLDDAKTNINLVRQEAGMVFQHFNLFPHLKVIDNVMLAPLKVGKVSKEEARAKAEMLLAKVGLAAKTETYPGSLSGGQMQRVAIARALAMDPKIMLFDEPTSALDPEIVGEVLTVMKDLANEGMTMVVVTHEMGFAREVADRVIFMDQGLIVEEGTPEQIFSTPQHARTQGFLSKVL from the coding sequence GTGATTGTTGTTGAGAACCTGAACAAGAAGTTCGGACAAAACCATGTGCTGAAAGGGGTGGATTGCCACATCCGGGAGCGTGAGGTCGTGTGCGTCATTGGCCCTTCCGGGTCCGGTAAAAGCACCTTCCTGCGGTGCATGAACGGCCTGGAATCGATCACCTCCGGCAGCATCGTTATCAACAAGCACAGGCTGGACGACGCCAAAACGAACATCAACCTGGTTCGCCAGGAGGCCGGGATGGTCTTCCAGCACTTCAACCTCTTCCCGCATTTGAAAGTCATCGACAACGTCATGCTGGCCCCGCTCAAGGTCGGCAAGGTATCGAAGGAAGAGGCCCGGGCCAAGGCGGAAATGCTCCTGGCCAAGGTCGGTCTCGCCGCAAAGACGGAAACTTACCCCGGGAGCCTGTCCGGCGGCCAGATGCAGAGGGTGGCCATCGCCCGGGCCCTGGCCATGGATCCGAAAATCATGCTCTTCGACGAACCGACGTCCGCCCTGGACCCGGAGATCGTCGGCGAAGTGCTGACCGTCATGAAGGACCTGGCAAACGAGGGCATGACCATGGTGGTCGTCACCCACGAAATGGGATTCGCCAGGGAAGTGGCGGACCGCGTGATCTTCATGGACCAGGGGCTGATCGTCGAGGAAGGCACCCCCGAACAGATCTTCTCCACTCCACAGCACGCGCGAACTCAAGGATTCCTCAGCAAGGTCCTCTAG
- a CDS encoding SDR family oxidoreductase, whose amino-acid sequence MSGGLFDLTGQTAVVTGARRGIGLAMAVALAEAGADIIGVSAYLEPVGSAVEQRVTALGRRFTGIRADFGDREAVRGLTDELAAAGPIDILVNNGGTIARKPAAEHPDDMWDQVIEVNLSSQFMLSREIGKTMLERGSGKIIFTASLLSFQGGINVPGYTASKAGIAGLTKALANEWAPRGVNVNAVAPGYIATDNTQALQDDPVREKGIIERIPAGRWGRPDDLAGATVFLASRASDYVNGVILPVDGGWLGR is encoded by the coding sequence ATGAGCGGCGGCCTCTTCGACCTCACCGGACAAACCGCCGTCGTCACCGGCGCGCGGCGGGGCATCGGACTGGCTATGGCCGTGGCCCTGGCCGAGGCGGGCGCGGACATCATCGGGGTATCGGCGTATCTTGAACCTGTCGGCAGCGCAGTCGAGCAGCGGGTGACGGCTCTGGGCCGCCGCTTCACCGGCATCCGCGCGGACTTTGGCGACCGCGAAGCCGTCCGCGGCCTGACCGACGAACTGGCCGCAGCGGGCCCGATCGACATCCTGGTCAACAACGGCGGCACGATCGCCAGGAAACCGGCGGCCGAGCACCCGGATGACATGTGGGACCAGGTCATCGAAGTGAACCTCTCCAGCCAGTTCATGCTGAGCCGGGAAATCGGGAAAACCATGCTCGAGCGGGGGAGCGGGAAGATCATCTTCACAGCCTCACTGCTTAGCTTCCAGGGCGGCATCAACGTCCCGGGCTACACCGCGTCCAAGGCAGGCATCGCCGGTCTCACCAAGGCGCTCGCCAACGAGTGGGCGCCGAGGGGCGTGAACGTCAACGCCGTGGCACCCGGCTACATTGCCACCGACAACACCCAGGCGCTGCAGGATGATCCGGTCCGGGAAAAGGGCATCATCGAGCGAATTCCCGCTGGCAGGTGGGGACGCCCCGACGACCTCGCAGGCGCAACGGTGTTCCTTGCCTCCCGGGCCTCGGATTACGTCAACGGTGTAATTCTTCCTGTCGACGGTGGATGGCTGGGCCGCTGA